In a single window of the Xiphophorus couchianus chromosome 10, X_couchianus-1.0, whole genome shotgun sequence genome:
- the LOC114151833 gene encoding zinc finger protein OZF-like — MTEMMKVEADEPGGFSLEPPIPAASTSELEGETQDSKDLIQTVVIKEEFVHDWSSSSDQQDSETLDIKEEEEELWISQEEEQLVVKVEDVEKSQLCELDGIKPLADRETVAPTSSSADLLETDPDGDDCGGADADWSPEPFCSFQQSDMTVHKRGKRSKLCSGLMAQIEVHAGEKPFGCVFCGKRFKHKTSVKLHTMTHTGIREHSCDLCGKGFKEKRFLQTHMRLHTGEKPFACNVCDRRFHAKKFLKTHLVVHSEEKPFSCDICGTRFKIKECLKKHIRIHTTDRPFVCGVCNKRFSLQETLKSHMRVHTGEKPFICSVCSKGFSRKESLKGHMRVHTGEKPFICSVCDKGFSRQVYLRKHVMVHTAPFSCSDCDKLFVDEIQLKRHVRLHTEERPFGCEVCKSRFNQKRHLENHMKGHSGEKPFVCSLCSKAFSQQVSLNRHMRVHTKEKPFVCSVCSKAFSQQGNLKRHMSVHEGCDLIQT, encoded by the exons ATGACTGAGATGATGAAGGTTGAAGCAGATGAACCTGGAGGGTTCAGCTTGGAGCCTCCCATACCTGCAGCATCCACATCAGAACTGGAGGGGGAAACGCAAGACAGCAAGGATCTCA TCCAGACGGTGGTGATAAAAGAAGAGTTTGTTCATGACTGGAGCTCCAGTTCTGACCAACAGGATTCAGAGACACTTGACataaaggaggaagaggaagaactgTGGATCAGCCAGGAGGAAGAGCAACTTGTCGTGAAGGTTGAAGATGTAGAAAAATCCCAGTTGTGTGAACTTGATGGAATCAAACCTCTTGCCGACAGAGAGACAGTAGCTCCAACCAGCAGCTCTGCTGATCTGTTGGAAACGGATCCTGATGGAGATGACTGTGGAGGAGCAGACGCAGACTGGAGCCCAGaacctttttgttcttttcaacaAAGTGACATGACTGTTCACAAAAGAGGTAAAAGGTCTAAACTGTGTTCTGGCCTTATGGCTCAGATTGAAGTCCATGCAGGAGAGAAGCCTTTTGGCTGTGTTTTTTGTGGCAAGAGATTCAAGCATAAAACGTCGGTTAAATTACACACGATGACTCACACTGGAATAAGAGAACATAGCTGTGATCTTTGTGGTAAAGGATTCAAAGAAAAACGTTTTCTTCAGACGCATATGAGACTCCACACTGGAGAGAAGCCGTTTGCATGTAATGTTTGTGATAGAAGGTTTCATGCAAAGAAGTTTCTTAAAACTCACCTGGTGGTTCATTCAGAAGAAAAACCCTTTTCCTGTGATATTTGTGGTACAAGATTTAAGATAAAGGAATGTCTTAAAAAGCACATTAGAATCCACACAACAGATAGACCATTTGTTTGTGGTGTTTGCAATAAACGGTTTTCATTACAAGAGACACTAAAGAGTCACATGCGTGTTCATACAGGAGAGAAGCCGTTTATTTGTAGTGTTTGCAGCAAAGGCTTTTCACGAAAAGAAAGTCTAAAAGGGCACATGCGTGTTCATACAGGAGAGAAACCATTTATTTGTAGTGTTTGTGATAAAGGATTTTCACGACAAGTCTACCTGAGAAAGCATGTGATGGTTCACACGGCACCATTTAGCTGTAGTGATTGTGATAAACTTTTTGTGGATGAAATACAGTTAAAGCGACATGTGAGGCTCCACACAGAGGAGAGGCCATTTGGTTGTGAAGTCTGTAAAAGCAGGTTTAATCAAAAGCGTCATCTTGAAAATCACATGAAAGGCCATTCAGGAGAAAAACCGTTTGTTTGTAGTCTTTGCAGTAAAGCATTTTCACAACAGGTATCTCTCAATAGACACATGCGTGTTCACACAAAAGAGAAACCATTTGTGTGTAGCGTTTGCAGTAAAGCGTTTTCACAACAAGGAAACCTAAAGAGACATATGAGTGTTCACGAGGGCTGCGACTTGATTCAGACatga
- the LOC114152367 gene encoding gastrula zinc finger protein xFG20-1-like: MADAQCDNSGISKSAERASVFGEENTRSSHEGDQQMLVVKEEVPDLWSSSLDQQNPMLFQVKCEDWKKFNDPDRELLIEQKEPDNTDFKFTVVKVKIEEDDENLLSSERQHIKSEDNRKAESPPSCSPEQMGTGTGREDSRGPEADRNTEWLNPNTDKNASTSSETEVSGEDDDDDDDDDGCDDTPSGSGSEQEDSDEDWEETRTHQRGGKSSSYLDDANLSKTEQNSDSQKVLNENKVFVCDDCGKPFYYLYHLKRHMAHHKGEKPFQCDECGKKFTLRGNLNQHLTIHNGEKPFACNLCDRRFRLSSLLQSHVVTHVGVKAFTCQHCGERFTREGALKRHVVRHTSVKPFACTICDKQFYRKPDLKCHMPIHSREQRVSSAPRNFACDECGKRFIHKCHVTRHMITHTREKNFSCDVCGLMFKWQSALKRHEKKFHNQ, translated from the exons ATGGCTGACGCACAGTGTGATAACAGTGGAATCTCAAAGTCAGCGGAGAGAGCGTCTGTGTTTGGCGAAGAAAACACCAGATCTTCACATGAAG GGGATCAGCAGATGTTGGTGGTTAAGGAAGAAGTTCCTGATCTGTGGAGCTCTAGTTTGGACCAGCAGAATCCAATGCTGTTCCAGGTGAAGTGTGAAGACTGGAAAAAGTTTAATGATCCGGATAGAGAGCTGCTTATTGAGCAGAAAGAGCCCGACAACACCGATTTTAAATTCACTGTTGTTAAGGTGAAGATTGAAGAGGACGATGAGAACCTTCTCTCATCAGAGCGTCAACACATCAAATcggaagacaacaggaaggcaGAATCTCCACCCAGCTGCTCACCTGAACAGATGGGAACAGGAACTGGCAGAGAGGACAGCAGAGGACCAGAAGCAGACAGAAATACTGAGTGGTTAAATCCAAACACTGACAAAAATGCTTCCACCTCTTCAGAGACTGAAGTCAGtggtgaggatgatgatgatgatgatgatgatgatggatgtGATGATACTCCGTCAGGTTCTGGATCGGAACAGGAAGACAGTGACGAAGACTGGGAGGAGACCAGGACACATCAGCGAGGAGGAAAGTCCTCCAGTTACTTGGATGATGCAAACCTTtctaaaacagagcaaaatTCAGATTCACAAAAAGTCCTCAATGAGAataaagtgtttgtgtgtgacgATTGTGGTAAACCATTTTACTATCTGTATCACCTCAAGCGTCACATGGCCCACCACAAAGGAGAGAAACCATTTCAATGTGACGAATGTGGTAAAAAGTTCACTTTGAGGGGAAATCTGAACCAACACTTGACGATTCATAATGGAGAAAAACCTTTTGCCTGCAACCTCTGCGACAGACGCTTCAGACTGAGCAGCCTTCTTCAATCACACGTAGTAACACATGTAGGGGTGAAAGCCTTTACCTGCCAGCATTGTGGAGAAAGATTTACTCGAGAGGGAGCTCTGAAGAGACATGTTGTACGGCACACCAGCGTGAAACCATTTGCTTGTACTATATGCGATAAACAATTCTACAGAAAGCCCGATTTAAAGTGTCACATGCCAATTCACTCGAGAGAACAGAGAGTCAGCTCTGCACCGAGGAACTTTGCTTGTGACGAATGTGGAAAAAGATTTATCCACAAGTGCCATGTAACAAGACACATGATCACCCACACTAGAGAAAAAAACTTCAGCTGTGACGTTTGTGGTTTGATGTTTAAGTGGCAGAGCGCTTTAAAGAGACACGAAAAGAAATTTCACAACCAGTAG
- the nploc4 gene encoding nuclear protein localization protein 4 homolog has translation MGDNIIIRVQSPDGMKKIPSTKRETAATFLKKVAKEFGFNSNGFSVYINRNKTGEVLSQNKSLNLLKIKHGDMLFLFPSASSSSSSGEVMDTATPHTSSSLPSISSSFSSSSSSSLIPRSSSAPQVQEDQIDQYLAKQDGKIYRNKDPQLCRHGALGKCVHCVPLEPFDEDYLNHLDPPVKHMSFHAYLRKLTGGADKGKFAALENISCKIKSGCEGHPPWPEGICTKCQPSAITLNRQKYRHVDNIMFENHTIADRFLDFWRKTGSQRMGYLYGRYTEHTDIPLGIRAEVAAIYEPPQSATQNSLELLEDPKAAAVDEIAAKLGLCKVGWIFTDLLSEDTRIGTVRYTRNQDSFYLSAEECIMSGYFQNQYSNPCRLSRDGYFGSKFVTVVATGGPDNQVHFEGYQVSNQCMALVRDECLLPCKDAPELGYAKESSPEQYVPDVFYKDKDKFGNDVTFLARPLPVEYLIIDITTTFPKDPQYTFTSTQRFPIENRDILGETQDFHSLATYLSQCSSASFLDIVSDFHLLLFLVTNEVMPLRDSIGLLLDAVKTSNEELAQTWKKSEQWATIEQLCSTVGGQPSSSLGYEAMGGPAAPASSSAMWSCLHCTFMNQPGTEHCEICSLPRS, from the exons ATGGGCGATAACATT ATAATCAGGGTGCAGTCCCCAGATGGGATGAAGAAAATCCCTTCCACCAAGAGGGAGACAGCGGCTACTTTTCTGAAAAAG GTGGCCAAAGAGTTTGGGTTCAATTCCAACGGGTTCTCAGTTTATATAAACCGCAACAAGACCGGAGAGGTTCTGTCTCAGAACAAATCCCTCAACCTGCTAAAGATCAA GCATGGGGACATGTTGTTTCTGTTCCCCTCTgcgtcctcctcttcttcttcaggGGAGGTAATGGACACGGCGACCCCACACACATCGTCATCCCTGCCATCCATCTCGTCCTCTTTTTCGTCCTCGTCTTCGTCCTCGTTGATCCCTCGGTCCTCCTCGGCACCACAGGTACAGGAGGATCAGATTGATCAGTATCTGGCCAAACAAGACGGCAAGATCTACAGGAACAAAGACCCACAGCT ATGTCGTCATGGTGCCCTTGGAAAATGTGTGCACTGTGTACCGCTAGAG CCTTTTGATGAAGACTACCTGAACCACCTCGACCCACCGGTGAAGCACATGTCATTCCACGCGTACCTTCGCAAGCTGACCGGTGGCGCTGACAA AGGGAAGTTTGCAGCTTTGGAGAACATCAGCTGTAAGATAAAGTCGGGATGTGAGGGTCATCCTCCCTGGCCTGAGGGGATCTGCACCAAGTGCCAGCCCAGTGCCATCACTCTGAACAGACAG AAATACAGACATGTAGACAACATCATGTTTGAGAACCACACCATCGCCGACCGATTCCTGGACTTCTGGAGGAAAACAGGCAGTCAGAGGATGGGCTACCTATACGGCCGGTACACCGAGCACACAGACATCCCGCTGGGCATCAGAGCTGAGGTGGCGGCCATCTATGAGCCCCCACAG AGTGCGACCCAGAACAGTTTGGAACTGTTGGAGGATCCCAAAGCTGCAGCTGTAGATGAAATCGCTGCCAAACTGGGGCTCTGCAAG GTGGGCTGGATCTTCACTGATCTGTTGTCTGAGGACACAAGGATAGGAACTGTCCGCTACACAAGAAACCAG GACTCCTTTTACCTGAGTGCTGAGGAGTGCATCATGTCTGGATATTTCCAGAACCAATACTCAAACCCCTGCAGGTTGTCTCGAGACGGGTACTTTGGATCCAAGTTTGTGACCGTTGTTGCGACAg GTGGTCCAGATAATCAGGTCCACTTTGAAGGTTACCAGGTGTCCAATCAGTGCATGGCTCTGGTGAGAGACGAGTGTCTGCTGCCCTGCAAAGACGCTCCTGAGCTTGGCTACGCCAAGGAGTCCAGCCCTGAGCAGTACGTTCCAGACGTCTTCTACAAG GACAAAGATAAATTTGGGAACGATGTCACGTTTCTAGCGCGACCTCTTCCTGTTGAGTACCTTATCATAGAT atAACCACAACTTTCCCAAAGGACCCTCAGTACACCTTCACCTCCACACAACGCTTCCCAATTGAAAACCGCGACATCCTTGGAGAGACACAA GATTTTCACAGTTTAGCCACGTACCTGTCCCAGTGCTCCTCCGCGTCATTCCTGGATATCGTGTCAGACTTCcatctgctcctcttcctcgtcaCCAACGAAGTCATGCCTCTGAGG GACAGTATTGGCCTTCTTCTGGACGCAGTGAAGACGTCCAATGAGGAGCTGGCACAGACCTGGAAGAAGTCTGAGCAGTGGGCCACCATAGAGCAGCTTTGCA GCACGGTGGGCGGGCAGCCGTCCAGCTCTCTGGGTTACGAAGCCATGGGTGGCCCCGCGGCGCCGGCGTCCTCCTCAGCCATGTGGTCCTGCCTCCACTGCACCTTCATGAACCAGCCCGGCACAGAGCACTGTGAAATCTGCAGCCTGCCCCGCAGTTAA